The sequence below is a genomic window from Candidatus Thiodiazotropha endoloripes.
TCAGCCATCAGTGGTATCAGGTCATCCACATGAGGATAGGGGTAGACATAGTGCATCCGTACCCAGGCCTGCAACTCACCCATGGCGGCGGCCAGGTCCTTCAGTTTTGAACTCACCGGCCGGCCCTGCCAGAAATCGGGGCGATATTTCAGATCCACTCCATAGGCACTGGTATCCTGGGACACCACCAGTAGTTCCCGAACACCGGACTCGACCAGGCGCTCCGCTTCCAGCATCACATCACCAAACGGGCGGCTCACGAGGGGACCCCGCAGATCCGGGATAATGCAGAAACTGCAGCTGTGATTACACCCTTCGGAGATCTTCAGATAGGCGTAGTGCCTGGGTGTCAGTTTGATCCCTTCAGGAGGCAACAGGCTGGTGAAGGGATCATGCGGGGCCGGGATTTGATCATGCACCGCCTCGACCACCTCCTCATAGGCGTGGGGACCGGTTACCGCCAGCACTTTCGGATAGGCGGTTCTGATTCTGGACTCATCCTTACCCAGGCAACCAGTAACGATCACTTTGCCATTCTCCTGCAACGCCTCACCGATCGCCTCCAGCGACTCTTCCACCGCAGAGTCGATAAAACCACAGGTGTTGACGATCACCAGATCGGCCTCTTCATAACTGCCGATAAGATCATAACCTTCGGCGCGCAAACGGCTGAGAATACGTTCAGAATCCACCAGGTTTTTGGGACAACCCAATGAGACAAAACCGATATTCTTACCACTATTTGGCATAGCCAACCTCATTCAGGAGAATCATTAACATCAGACTCGATCAGCCTCTTTTCTCCCCACCATAGTTACAGATGACGCCAGTTTAATCTGTTCAGAAACGGGTTCATACCAAACACATCCAAAAAACATGGGTATGCGGCTGATTCCGCGTTGCGAAATTCAAAAATTGGCATCAAGAGAGGGAATCGATCAGTTGGGCTGATTTATTGGTTTGGGCAGATCTTGATGATCCCCTCGCCATATAAAGGGGATCGATCAACTTGCCTCATTAATGTGGCACGTCGTTCGGACATATTGAAACTACAGTTCCGCTCTGCAAGAGATAACCAACTACCTCAGGACAGGGATCCGGTGTTCTCAGCAGCAGACAGCTCAAAGGCTGGATTCAGACGTTCCGCAGCCCGTTCAATGGTCGATGGCTCCAGAACCCCCCCGTTACGTTTCAAAAGTATCATGGCATCGAGCAGGGACATCTCCTCAACATCATATAACGGCAATCCGTTTGCTGGTAATATTTCTTTATTATTCATAATGATATATACCTTTATTAATCCTGTTGGTTAACTTATATGTTAGACCGTTAAAAAAATAATGCAAATCCGCTATGATGCGGGCTCCATATAGATCACCCACAGCAAGCCGAGCATGTCAGATAACAGTAAAGAGATCATTTTAATTGGAGTTGGTGAAATCGGTGGTGTACTCGCCAAGGGTTTCCTGCGCCTGGGTTACACCATCCACCCGGTCACACGGGGCATGCGGATAGAAGAGAAGGCAGCACAAGTCCCTGATCCTGCGCTGGTGATCGTTGCCGTTGGTGAAGCCGACCTGCCCGCTGTCCTGGCCGACCTGCCGGACAACTGGCGATCCCGTATCGGCCTGCTGCAAAACGAACTGCTGCCTGATGATTGGCGTGAAACGGTCAATCCCACAGTGATCTCCATCTGGTTTGAAAAGAAACCCGGCATGGACCCTAAAGTGATCATCCCTTCACCCGTATTCGGGCCACAGTCGGCACTGATGGAGGAAGCTCTGCAGCAGGTCAACATTCCGACCAAAGTGTTGACCGATGAAGCGCAACTGCTGTTTGAACTGGTAACCAAAAACCTCTATATCCTGACAACCAATCTTGCCGGATTGAAAACCGGCGGCAACGTTGCTGAGCTGTGGAAAAACCACCAATCTTTTGCCGAGTCTGTTGCCCGGGAGGTCATTCAGCTTCAGCAGGTGCTCACTGGACAATCCTTGGACACGGAAGCTTTGATCGATGCCATGCTGGAGGCTTTCGAGGGCGATCCCCAACACAAATGCATGGGCCGAAGTGCACCGGCCCGACTCGAGCGTGCCCTGGCACATGCCCGACAGCATGGACTGGCACTGCCGCAACTACTCAAGCTGGAACAGACCCTGGCAAGCGCATAACCAGATGAACAAAGCACCCCTTAGAATCGATCCAGGCTATCGTGTGACCATGCACTTCTCCCTGACCCTGAGCGATGGCACCGAAGTGCTCTCCACCTATCAGGAATCACCACTGGAATTCACCCTTGGAGATGGCACCATGGAGCCGCTGCTTGAGTATGCAGTGCTTGGCCTGAAGGCCGGTGATGAGCAGACTCTGGAGGTCTCCGGCGACGAGGTCTACGGACCACGGGATGAAGCCAAATACCATTGGCTTAAACGCACTGACTTCCCACAGGATATGCCGCTGGAGGAGTCCCAGGTGGTCGCCTTCTCCACAGCCCAGGGCGAGGAGATTGCAGGCACTATACTGGAGCTTAATGAGGATCAATTACTGCTGGACTTCAACCACCCCCTGAGCGGCAAGACCTTTCACTACCGGGTATCCATCATCAGCGTTGAAATGGCGGAATAACACCATGCAACAGATTTTACTCGCCAACCCACGGGGATTCTGCGCCGGTGTAGACCGGGCGATCGAAATTGTCGAACGGGCCCTGGACCAGCTGGGTGCCCCGATCTATGTCCGACATGAAGTGGTGCACAACCGATTCGTGGTGGAGAGCCTGCGGGAACGGGGAGCCATCTTCGTCGACGAACTTGAACACGTACCGGATGGACATACGGTTATTTTCAGCGCCCATGGTGTCTCACAGGCGGTGCGTGAAGAGGCCAAACTACGCCAACTCAGAATCTTCGATGCAACCTGCCCTCTGGTGACCAAGGTTCACCTGGAAGTTGCCCGTCGCTGCCGGGATGGCTACGAGGTGATCCTGATCGGCCACAGGGGACACCCGGAGGTCGAAGGCACCATGGGACAATGTACCCAAGGTGAGGGCCAATCCCATATTCACCTGGTGGTCACGACACAGGATGTGGAACAGCTACAGATCGACAAGACCGAGAAAATCGCCTTTGTCACCCAAACCACACTCTCGATGGATGACACCCAACAGATCATCAAGGCACTGCAGCAGCGCTTTCCCAATATCACCGGGCCGAAAAAGAACGATATTTGCTATGCGACGCAGAATCGCCAGGATGCGGTCAAGGCGCTGGCAAAAAGCTGTGACCTGGTACTGGTCGTCGGCTCACCCAACAGCTCCAACTCAAACCGGCTCCGGGAGATTGCCGAAAAACATGGCCTGCCCGCCTATCTCATCGACGGCGCCGAGGATATCGACCCGGCCTGGCTGACAGGTAAGCAGACCATCGGTGTGACCGCTGGCGCTTCAGCTCCGGAGATTTTGGTCGCAAGTGTAATAGAGCAATTGAAGGGCTGGGGTGCGCAAGTGGTTGTCGAGGCCCAGGGGAAGAGTGAGGAAGTGGTGTTTGCTCTACCGAAGTCACTGGCTGGTCAGTAACCACCATCGATTCAGTATCTGTTCACTGTGATTGGGCCGGGTCACCCTCGGAACACCATCTGAGAGATTCACCAGTAGCGGTGGAATACCCACCCACCCCTGGATACTACTTACATTCCTACCGAAATCCTCATATTGTCCTGATTTTGGTGAATTTTTCGATGTGTGGGGCTGCTACACCGATAAACGGTATGACACGACCAAATCGCATAATCTAAGCTATTGGTCAGAATAGGTGAGGTTTAAATATGAAAGGGACAAAGGGTTTTACAATCGTTGAACTGATGATAACAGTGCTCGTGCTCTCGATCGTGCTGTCCGTTGGTATACCCGCATTCTTGAATCTGTCAGAGCGAACCTCTGTTGCCACCACAAGTAATGAACTGCTGGCAGGGGTACTTCTGGCCAGAAGCGAGGCCGTTCGCCAGGAAGCGAATGTAATTTTCACACCACGAGCTGATGGATGGGATGTAGATACAGGTCTTGTAAACCTGCTTACTCACACTGTGGATAGTGACTATGTGACGGTCAATGGCAACCCAGTCACCTACAACGCACGCGGCAGGGCTGCTTTAGCCAATACAGACTCCATATCCGTCAGTTTCGACGGTGAAGTAAAATCCAGAGTCTGCCTCAGTCTCACCGGTCGCCCCTTCATCAGATTGGCAGAGGACGGAGTATGCCCATGATTAACAAATGCACCCCGATACCTAGCACCAAGTGTCGAGGCATGACATTGATCGAAGTGCTTGTGGCAGCCGTGATCATCGGCGTTGGCCTGCTTGGCGTGGCATCGCTTCAAATCACAGCACTGCAAGGAGCGAGTAATGCAGATTACAGATCCAGGGCAACTGATCATACCGCTGCACTAGCAGACCGCATGAGAGCCAATCTTTTTGGTGTGGACGCCAATGACTATATCTCCGATGTCCCCGCTGATTGTACAGCACCGCCCGATGAGATCTGCGCCATGACCCCAGACGATACCAGTACCAACGGTATAACAGATTGTACACCAGCGGAAATGGCGGCCTTTGATCTGTGGGAGGTCAGTTGCAGAAATGGCGTTCAGACATCTCTGCCTGGTGGCGAGATGATTGTCTCCTGTATCGATAACGATGCAACGGATGCCGACCCCTGCTCCCCCGTTTCAACCATGGTGGTCACCATCACCTGGCAGGTACAAAGCGATACCGCAAACCCTGAAACTGAGACTGTAGTTACCAGCATAGTGCCCGGTGCACCCAGAGAGGAATAAGATGCAGAACTTATCTAATATTCGCCGGCAAGCAGGTGTCTCCCTCATCTCCCTGATAATCGCAAGCGCAATCGGTTTCTTCATCATTGGTGGAGCCGGCAAAGTTTACGTAGACAGTAAGAACACCTTTAATGCCAGGTCCGCCCTCGCGGCTGCCACGGAAAATTACCGCTTCGCATTTCAGGATATGCGCCGGGTACTGGTGATGGCTGGTCGAGGGATCATTCCGGAAAACGACAATGACTCCACCTATGGTGTTACCGACAACGGTCTACGCACCTTTCCAGAGATCAGTACCGACGGAATCCAGGATATCGATTCGAATGGGTCCAGCGTGATTGCGGTTCGCTATGCCTCAGGCCCAGCACCCTGCGGCCTGGCCGGCACCCTGGGTGGAACTGTTGCCGATACCATCACTGTGCGTTTCTATCTCAATACTGACGGCGACCTGATCTGTGAGGTACCCGAACGCAATTATGCTCAACCCCTGGTTTCCGGAATTGCCCGTATGCGGGCATTATACGGCATAGACACTGACGGCGACGGCCTTGCCAATCAATATTTCACCGCAACAGCCGTTGACGATGAGGCACGCTGGGTCAACGTCGTTGCCATTCGCATCGGCATAGTCGCCGGTTCTGGAGAAGGTCAGGAACTGCCTGAAATTTACCAACCCTCTACTGCTGAACCCATGGATGTAATGGGTGCCACCTTCACCCCGACAGAGACCAGCAGAGCCTATAAATCATCAAGCACCACCATTACCTTGAGAAATCTGCGTAATGGCATCAACAGACAAGCCACTTAATAGGGTTTGGAAGCGAAAAATGAGACAGCACAGACACATGATCACATCTACGAACCGTCCGGCAAGAGAGCGTGGTTTCGCCTT
It includes:
- the rimO gene encoding 30S ribosomal protein S12 methylthiotransferase RimO codes for the protein MPNSGKNIGFVSLGCPKNLVDSERILSRLRAEGYDLIGSYEEADLVIVNTCGFIDSAVEESLEAIGEALQENGKVIVTGCLGKDESRIRTAYPKVLAVTGPHAYEEVVEAVHDQIPAPHDPFTSLLPPEGIKLTPRHYAYLKISEGCNHSCSFCIIPDLRGPLVSRPFGDVMLEAERLVESGVRELLVVSQDTSAYGVDLKYRPDFWQGRPVSSKLKDLAAAMGELQAWVRMHYVYPYPHVDDLIPLMADGHILPYLDMPLQHGNLRVLKQMRRPAATEKVLSRIARWRRSCPELTLRSTFIVGFPGETEAEFEDLLAFLQEAQLDRVGCFAYSPVDGAAANQLPGALPLEVREERQARFMQVQAEISRQRLQAKVGREMVVLIDEVNQKQLIARSSADAPEIDGRVFIPGGWELEPGDFIKVKITAATAHDLQAEPIEVEETEVD
- the pilV gene encoding type IV pilus modification protein PilV, which translates into the protein MINKCTPIPSTKCRGMTLIEVLVAAVIIGVGLLGVASLQITALQGASNADYRSRATDHTAALADRMRANLFGVDANDYISDVPADCTAPPDEICAMTPDDTSTNGITDCTPAEMAAFDLWEVSCRNGVQTSLPGGEMIVSCIDNDATDADPCSPVSTMVVTITWQVQSDTANPETETVVTSIVPGAPREE
- a CDS encoding FKBP-type peptidyl-prolyl cis-trans isomerase produces the protein MNKAPLRIDPGYRVTMHFSLTLSDGTEVLSTYQESPLEFTLGDGTMEPLLEYAVLGLKAGDEQTLEVSGDEVYGPRDEAKYHWLKRTDFPQDMPLEESQVVAFSTAQGEEIAGTILELNEDQLLLDFNHPLSGKTFHYRVSIISVEMAE
- a CDS encoding GspH/FimT family pseudopilin; the protein is MKGTKGFTIVELMITVLVLSIVLSVGIPAFLNLSERTSVATTSNELLAGVLLARSEAVRQEANVIFTPRADGWDVDTGLVNLLTHTVDSDYVTVNGNPVTYNARGRAALANTDSISVSFDGEVKSRVCLSLTGRPFIRLAEDGVCP
- the ispH gene encoding 4-hydroxy-3-methylbut-2-enyl diphosphate reductase, with the protein product MQQILLANPRGFCAGVDRAIEIVERALDQLGAPIYVRHEVVHNRFVVESLRERGAIFVDELEHVPDGHTVIFSAHGVSQAVREEAKLRQLRIFDATCPLVTKVHLEVARRCRDGYEVILIGHRGHPEVEGTMGQCTQGEGQSHIHLVVTTQDVEQLQIDKTEKIAFVTQTTLSMDDTQQIIKALQQRFPNITGPKKNDICYATQNRQDAVKALAKSCDLVLVVGSPNSSNSNRLREIAEKHGLPAYLIDGAEDIDPAWLTGKQTIGVTAGASAPEILVASVIEQLKGWGAQVVVEAQGKSEEVVFALPKSLAGQ
- a CDS encoding PilW family protein, giving the protein MQNLSNIRRQAGVSLISLIIASAIGFFIIGGAGKVYVDSKNTFNARSALAAATENYRFAFQDMRRVLVMAGRGIIPENDNDSTYGVTDNGLRTFPEISTDGIQDIDSNGSSVIAVRYASGPAPCGLAGTLGGTVADTITVRFYLNTDGDLICEVPERNYAQPLVSGIARMRALYGIDTDGDGLANQYFTATAVDDEARWVNVVAIRIGIVAGSGEGQELPEIYQPSTAEPMDVMGATFTPTETSRAYKSSSTTITLRNLRNGINRQAT